The genomic segment TGCGCCTGTCGATCGGCATCGAGTCGGCGGACGACCTGATTCGCGATCTCGACCGGGCCTTGACCCAGGCGGCGAACACTTGACCGCGCGCCGGCGGATTTATCACCTGATCGAGGAGCCGCTGCCCGGCAAGCGCTGGGTGCACGTCGTCAACATCCTCATTGTCGTTCTGATTCTGACCAACGTTGCGGCGGTGGTTTTCGAATCGATCCCCGAGATCGAGGACGCCTACGGCCCCCAATTTTGGGCGTTCGAAGTCTTCTCGGTCGTCGTGTTCACGATTGAATACGCGCTCCGGCTCTGGGTCGTTCCGGAAAATCCGTCGTATGCGGCTCTCGCGCCGGTACGGGCGCGATGGAGATACGCCCTATCCTTTCACGCCCTGATCGATTTGCTCGCCATCCTGCCGTTCTACCTCGGCGCCGTCGTCGGCATCGATCTGCGATTCCTGCGCATTCTCCGAATCATCCGCTTGCTGAAGCTGACCCGCCATTCGCACGCGTTCGAGGCGCTGGCCCGCGTCGTGTTCCTGCAGCGCCGCCCCCTGCTCGCCACCGTCGTGATCGCGGGCATGTGGCTGGTGTTCGCGGCGAGCGTCATTCATCTGATCGAACACGAGATGCAGCCGGAAAAGTTCGGTACCATCCCTCGCGCCATGTGGTGGACCATCGTGACCATGACCACCACCGGCTACGGCGACGTGGTGCCCGCGACGCCGCTCGGCCGGATGTTCGGCGGCTTGCTGATGCTGTCCGGCATCGGGCTGCTGGCGCTGCCGACCGGCATCCTCGCCACCGGCTTCGTCCAGGAAATCCGCAAGTACGACTTCGTCGTGTCGTGGCGGCTGGTGGCGAACGTTCCGCTCTTTCGCAAGCTGGATGCGGTGCGCGTCTCCGACATCGTCAGCGTGCTCAAGGCGAAGAACGTGCCCGCGCGCCACGCCGTCGTCCGCCGCGGCGAACAGGCCGACGCGATGTATTTCATCGTGTCGGGCGAAGTCGCGGTCGACATTCTGCCGGCGCCCAAGCGCCTCGGCGCCGGCGATTACTTCGGCGAGATCGCGCTCCTGAAGCACGCGCCGCGCACGGCGACGGTGGTATCGGAAACCGACTGCGCCCTGCTGGTTCTCGGCACCGACGATTTCGCTCGCCTGCTGCGCGACGTGCCCGAACTCGCCGAACAGCTCCGCAAGACCATGGACGAGCGCCTCGCCGAACTCGAACGCGCGGAAACCGGCGCATAACCCATGAACGTCGCCGACATGCTCGCTCACGCCCAGGATCTCGAGCGTGGCGGGCGCCTCGATGATGCCGAAGCCGCCTATCGCGCCGTTCTTGCCCGAATCCCCGGCGAGGTTGACGCCCTGCATCTGCTCGGCATCCTCGTTCACCGCCGCGGTCGAACGGTCGAGGCGATCGAACTTCTGGAAAAGGCCTCGAAGCGGGCGCCGCGCGACGTGCATGTCCTCAACAATCTCGGGCAACTCCTCAAGGCTGTCGGACGGCTCGACGACGCGGAAAAAAGATTTCGCCGCGCGGTTGCTTTCGCCCCTGGCTTCGCCGACGCCCACAACAATCTCGGCACTACCCTCGCGGCCCGGTGCCGGACCGACGAAGCCCTGGCATGTTTCCGCCGCGCGATCGAGGCCGAACCCGGGCACACGCTCGCGGC from the Rhodospirillales bacterium genome contains:
- a CDS encoding cyclic nucleotide-binding domain-containing protein, coding for MTARRRIYHLIEEPLPGKRWVHVVNILIVVLILTNVAAVVFESIPEIEDAYGPQFWAFEVFSVVVFTIEYALRLWVVPENPSYAALAPVRARWRYALSFHALIDLLAILPFYLGAVVGIDLRFLRILRIIRLLKLTRHSHAFEALARVVFLQRRPLLATVVIAGMWLVFAASVIHLIEHEMQPEKFGTIPRAMWWTIVTMTTTGYGDVVPATPLGRMFGGLLMLSGIGLLALPTGILATGFVQEIRKYDFVVSWRLVANVPLFRKLDAVRVSDIVSVLKAKNVPARHAVVRRGEQADAMYFIVSGEVAVDILPAPKRLGAGDYFGEIALLKHAPRTATVVSETDCALLVLGTDDFARLLRDVPELAEQLRKTMDERLAELERAETGA
- a CDS encoding tetratricopeptide repeat protein gives rise to the protein MNVADMLAHAQDLERGGRLDDAEAAYRAVLARIPGEVDALHLLGILVHRRGRTVEAIELLEKASKRAPRDVHVLNNLGQLLKAVGRLDDAEKRFRRAVAFAPGFADAHNNLGTTLAARCRTDEALACFRRAIEAEPGHTLAAYNLATLLLKNDQPDEAIPLLGRLTGTGPFAADARNNLGFALFETGEPEPAEQHFRSALEIDPAHADALVNIGRVLAERHEAAAAEDYFR